The Thermococcus eurythermalis genomic sequence TTTACAGTTATCGGAGCCGACAACAGCGACTACATGCTCTCCCTCGCGAGGGGTTTTGCCAAAGAGAAGGGCTCAAAGGTAGAGTTTATCAAAGCCGACGCCAAGGAGCTTCCCTTTGAGGACGACTCATTCGACTACGTCCTCTTCATAGACAATCTCGTGCACTTTGAGCCCCTTGACCTTGGAAAGGCCTTCCGCGAGATAGCGAGAGTGCTGAAGCCAGGTGGGAGGCTCCTACTCCAGTTCACAGACCTCAGAGCCCTGCTCCCAGTCCTCATGAACGGACAGGTGGTCGGGGCAGAGTACTGGATAAGCAAAGTCCTGCCGGATAGAGAGGAGAAGACCGTCCTGATAGAGTTCCAGAGCGAGGAGAAGTCCTTCAGGGTTCGCTTCAACGTCTGGGGAAAGACTGCGGTGGAGCTCCTGACAAAGCTCTACTTCAGAAAGATTGGAGAGGAGCAGATAAACGAGCACACATACCTTCAGGTTTACGAGCCAAAGAAATGAAACAAAAACAAATCAGGCCTCCATGCGGAGGCGCTTGAGGACGAACTCCCTATCGAGCGAGGCCAAGAACGGGGCAAGCCTCGGCCCGCGGTCCTTGCCTATGAAGACGTTGTAGAGAACCTTAAACCACTCCTTGCTCGGGATTCCGCGCTTCTTGGCGACGTCAAAGATTGCGTTGTTGAGCTCATCAACCGTGAACTTCTCGTGTGCCTCGATCCAGTCTGCCAGCTCCATCATCGCCTCCCTGATTTCGGGCTTTAGGTCGAGCCCTGGCGCTTCCTCAAGCAGGCTGAACTTGACGTTCTCGGGGGCGTACTTCTCGACCCAGTTCCTGGCGAGCCTGATGCGGAGCCTTATTCTCTCAATGTCCTCTTCGCTCAGGTTCTCGGGAACGTGGCCCTGCTCCTTGAGAACCCTGATTATTCCCTCCTCGTCGAGGTGAGGCATCTGGACGAGGGTGACGAGGAAGCGGAAGGGCGCCTGAGCGATAAGCCTCTCCGGAACCTTCGGCATCGACAGCTCGTAGGTCCTCTTGAGTTCCTCTTCCTCCTCGGGGTTCTTTGCGTGCTCAAGGCCGAAGTAAATCCTCTCGACCTTGTCGAACTCGTCGTAGAGGTTGAGAAGGCCGAGACCGAGGTCTATCTTGAGCTCCTTGTTGGGCCTCGCCTTGGCGTAGATGAAGCGGATTATTCCCGGCTCGAGAACCTCGTAAAGGTCGCTGAGGAGTATAACGTTACCCTTTGAGCCACTCATCTTGCCCTTCTGTCCCTTGATTCCGACAAACTCGTACATGAGGGTCATCGGGGCGGGCCAGCCGAAGACCTTCTCGGAAATCTCCTTTCCGGTGTCGTAGGAGCTTCCAGCGGCGAGGTGGTCCTTTCCAGCCGGCTCGAAGTCCACCTTGAAGTGGGCCCAGCGCATCGGCCAGTCAACGCGCCAGCGGAGCTTAACGTTGCCCTCCCTTATGTCGGTCTCCCCCTCCTCGCCACAGTGCTCACAGCGGTACTTAACCTTCCACCCGCCGTCCCACGAGACGAACTTCGCCTCTCGCCTACACTTCGGGCAGTAGACCATGACCGGCTGCCAGTCATCTTCGAGGGGCGGCTGCTTGGCCCTCTCGCGGTACTTGTCGAGGACGGCTTTGATTTCATCGCGCTTGGCCAGGGCAGTCCTTATCTCCTCCGCGTACTCACCGGACTTGTAGAGCTCGCTCGCGTAGAGGAAATCAACCTCAATGCCAAGTTTCTTTACCTCTTCCTCGAACTTCTCCATGAAGTGCTCGGCGTAGCTGTTGTGACACCCCCACGGGTCGGGAACCTCGCGGACGGGCTTGGTTAGGTGCTCCTTCCACTCAGCCGGGACGTTCTTTGGAACCTTTCTAAAGCGGTCGTAGTCGTCCCACATGTGGATGTGCCTGACCTTCTTTCCCCTGTCCCGGAGGGCGTGGCCCACGATGTAGGCCGTGAAGAACTCGCGGAAGTTCCCAATGTGAACGTAACCGCTCGGGGTTATCCCGCTCTCGACCACGTACTCCTCCTTGTCACCGCGTTCCCGGATAATCTTTTCCGCCATGTAGTCCGCCCAGTGAACCATCTTCACCACCGCGCTTAGCTCCTCGAAAGGGCTTTTAAGGTTAGCCTCCAGTCAAACAACTCCCTAAGAGAAACACTTATAAGCACGAAGAGTAAAAACTACTGAACAATGTAAAAGGTGAACGCTATGGAGTTCGAATTGAGGAGAATGAACGTTTTCTTTCCGGCGTCGCTGGAGATTCAGGAGGAATTACTCAAGGCCGGCTTTAAGGTGCCGTACGACAAGGAAACAGGAAAGAAAACTCCCGTTCCTGTGGTCTCAAGCTCGAGGGAGGGCAGAAAGCTGAGGCGCGGAAGGCTGCTGAAGGCAACGGATTTTGAGATAAAGGACAAATTCGCGGTGATTCCAGAAGAGAAAACTCTCATCGAGTTCGAGGTTACCAAGAAGGGCTTTCTCGTGATAAGGCCGAAACCCTTCGAGTACCACCTCGAGGAGCTCGGGTTCCTATCAGTCCCACCAAGGATTTGGGGAACGTGGGCGAGCTTTTCACTGCCGTTTTCAGCGTACGGGGAGCTTGCCGATTGGCTGAGTGAGTTTAAAGGGGAAGGCAGCGGTATTTACACCGCCTCAAAGGGCTCAGGAGGAAGGATAGAAGTCTACGCATACAAGGGCAGGACGAGGAAAGACCTCGGCATCCCAGTCTTCGGCTACGCCTTTGGCTTACACGGTCTAACCCTCGCGGAGGAGTACCTGAGGGAAAAGGCGGAGGAGAACGGCGTCCC encodes the following:
- the lysS gene encoding lysine--tRNA ligase; translation: MVHWADYMAEKIIRERGDKEEYVVESGITPSGYVHIGNFREFFTAYIVGHALRDRGKKVRHIHMWDDYDRFRKVPKNVPAEWKEHLTKPVREVPDPWGCHNSYAEHFMEKFEEEVKKLGIEVDFLYASELYKSGEYAEEIRTALAKRDEIKAVLDKYRERAKQPPLEDDWQPVMVYCPKCRREAKFVSWDGGWKVKYRCEHCGEEGETDIREGNVKLRWRVDWPMRWAHFKVDFEPAGKDHLAAGSSYDTGKEISEKVFGWPAPMTLMYEFVGIKGQKGKMSGSKGNVILLSDLYEVLEPGIIRFIYAKARPNKELKIDLGLGLLNLYDEFDKVERIYFGLEHAKNPEEEEELKRTYELSMPKVPERLIAQAPFRFLVTLVQMPHLDEEGIIRVLKEQGHVPENLSEEDIERIRLRIRLARNWVEKYAPENVKFSLLEEAPGLDLKPEIREAMMELADWIEAHEKFTVDELNNAIFDVAKKRGIPSKEWFKVLYNVFIGKDRGPRLAPFLASLDREFVLKRLRMEA
- a CDS encoding class I SAM-dependent methyltransferase; amino-acid sequence: MTFEEYYSAFKTYSDVHSEEYRRRIENLEPLLMKFMTKKGRVLDLGCGAGGFSFLLEDLGFTVIGADNSDYMLSLARGFAKEKGSKVEFIKADAKELPFEDDSFDYVLFIDNLVHFEPLDLGKAFREIARVLKPGGRLLLQFTDLRALLPVLMNGQVVGAEYWISKVLPDREEKTVLIEFQSEEKSFRVRFNVWGKTAVELLTKLYFRKIGEEQINEHTYLQVYEPKK